From the genome of Plectropomus leopardus isolate mb chromosome 4, YSFRI_Pleo_2.0, whole genome shotgun sequence:
GAGATATATGAGGCAGGTGGAATATGTTAGGTCcaatgaaaaacacttaaaatcacTCCGTGCATTTCAAGTGATATGTCGTCTAACAGAGAAGACATTATTGGAACTGGACATACCTTATCATTCTTATTCACACTTATCATGCCTGTTCTTGTCCCTCAGCTCTCCCATGGAGTCTGTGCTCTTCTATGCCATCACCACGCTCCACAACCTGCTGCTGCACCAGGAAGGAGCCAAGATGGCCGTGCGTCTGGCTGACGGCCTGCAGAAGATGGTTCCCCTGCTGAAGAAGACCAATCCTAAGTTCCTGGCCATCACCACAGACTGTCTGCAGTTGCTGTCCTATGGCAACCAGGAGAgcaaggtttgtgtgtgtgtgtgtgtgtgcgtgcgtgcgttttATTGTCAGTGCATGTAACATAACGGCTGGAGCACTGCAAAGCAGGTATTGTAATCTGAGATTGCTCAAGTTGCTGTGCTTGTGCgtacatgtgttttgttttgggtgtgGCATGTGAACAGAGTTGTTCAGGTCCTGGCACAGTGAGGGCACGGGTGTGGTTGTTTGCTGAGTCATGAAAATGATGGATTAACTGGCGTTCATGTGCCTGGACAGGTTACAGCTTTGTAAGATCTCAACAAAAGAAGACAGAAGGctgatttattggtcattttttaaacaatgtttaaaaaaatgaaattacatttatccctgatcctgctacatctttggagttgaaggttgagttgattaaaatcagcagctactatgcagattccatccggttgcttggtgatgtcgctgctgatggcattgttcaattcctgcagtaatcctgagtgttaaaaaaaatgaaagttatcTTTACACCAAATGCAAATCATATGTTCACACAGTGCCTCTCTCTCACAGCTGATCATCCTGTCCAACGGGGGTCCTGAGGGTCTAGTTCACATCATGAGAAACTACAACTATGAGAAGCTGCTGTGGACCACAAGCCGTGTGCTCAAagtcctctctgtgtgtcccagCAACAAACCCGCCATTGTAGAGGCTGGtatgtgatatattttttctgtgtgagtgcacactgtgtgtgtctgtgtgtacaagGTAGTAGAACAGGTGTGTCAACTTTTTGCTGCCTGAACTGTGGCTAATGGTTGCTTGTCAACCTCAACGCTCCTTGACAGCAGAATTAATGAGAAAGTACTGAGAGCTGAGTGATCTAACTTCTCTGTTCTCGTGTAGGTGGGATGCAGGCTCTGGGGAAACATCTCACAGGCTCCAGCCAGCGTCTGATGCAGAACTGTCTGTGGACGCTCAGAAACTTGTCTGATGCTGCCACCAAGGAGGTCTGTGTCcacaccatagactgtatataaatatggaCGACGCGTTCCCACGATGctaaagtgaagccaaaatatacTGGATACGGCCGCTGCCATTTGTGCTGTTAAAGTCATTCAGAACCAGAGTCTGAACTGTAGCAATCTCCGTAGCGTCAAGTTTCCTGTCCATAAACCCGTCCAAACCATCATGAGCAGTGCCACTGAACACGAGGGCAGCACAGTGTCAATCATGTTGTGAAATCCCCTTTCTATAATatcaaaaaagtaattaaaaccaaacttatcaaaaaaaaaacaacaaacacttaaacataCAGCAGCATGATAAGAACTACCTCAAATGACAGCAACCACCTTTTGGAAAAATTTATATGACGTGTACTTTGAGTATTTACTTTGGCCCATGTCGAGTCACTAACATGGAAATCcatctttttatacagtctgtgatccACACtcactttaacttttttcttctcctctgactgaaaatcttaatttgtgaatTTCTCATAGTCCAGCACTTGAGGAACTCTCTGaaatctctctcttcctgtttccAGGAGGGTATGGACAGCCTTCTGCAGATGCTGGTGGGCCTGCTCAGCTCAGAGGACCTCAACATGCTCACCTGCTCTACCGGCATCCTGTCAAACCTTACTTGCAACAATGCCTACAACAAAACTCTGGTCACCCAGAGCAATGGCGTAGAGGCGCTGATCCACGCCATATTGCGTGCCGGCGAAAAGGAGGATGTGACCGAGCCTGCCATTTGTGCTCTGCGCCACCTGACATCACGCCACCAGCAGGCTGAGGTGGCACAGAATGCTGTGAGGAAACATTACGGCATCCCCCCCATCGTCAAGCTGCTTAACCAACCCCACTACTGGCCTGTCATCAAGGTAAAGAGGAGGGGGGGGATAGGTTAGGCTCAAAAAATGGTCAATAAGACATACTTAAAACATATGAAATtggaaataatttaaatatttgcttaTGTTTCCATGCAGTTTTCCCCTTTGCAAAGAATGATATCCAACCAATCTTTGAAATCATATTTGAACATCATTCTCAAGCTTAAAATCTTCTCACTGACCCTTATTTGGTCTAGATAgatgaaatgaatattttcctATTAGGATGTGGATTTATGAAAGTCAGTGGTTTGAGGGAACGTAGGCTAAGGACATTGTAACAAACATAGTGAGGAGTTAATGGGTTTATCCAAAGAGAGAGACTGGGGAAAATGgggagacagatggacagagggGACGGCAGGTCCGGCATAAGGCCAGAGCCTCAATCAGCCTGAAAGAGCATGAAATGCATATGACAGCAGGCACAGTGTGTTATACAAGGCCAGGCTGTAGGGAGaaaaactgttcattttaactgttttatttgttcaatTTACACAAGGTTGAAGTTCAGTTGTCGTTTGTCagccttgtttttgttgccGACTGATAACAGTGAACAGTATCATGACCAtgtctttttcccttttccctgCCTGAAGGCTGTAGTCGGCCTGATCCGCAACCTGGCCCTGTGCCCAGAGAACCAGGCCCCTCTGAGGGATGCCGGAGTCATCTCCCGTCTGGTCACCCTGCTGAGCAGAGCCCACCAGGACGCCCAGAAACAATCTTCATCCAACCAGCAGACATACCAGGTTCTTGAGGGGCTTGTTTGAAAGGATGCttattgtcactttttaacTAGCCTGCAGAAATTAGTAgtggtaaaatatttttgaatttctgTATcgttgtgtaacatttcttcttttcacCCTGCTCCTTAGGATGGAGTGAGGATGGAGGAGATCGTCGAGGGTTCCACAGGAGCTCTGCACATCCTGGCAAGAGATCCTGTCAATAGAGCAGAGATTGCCAACATGCAGCCCATTCCTCTGTTTGTTCAGGTACCCGAGGAAACTCAGGCTCTCACGCTTCCTCATTTTGATAATTAACTTCCCCgtgattgtttgttttaataatttcctTACTCACCCTCTCCAGCTCCTCTACTCTCCAGTGGACAACGTGAAGCGTGTGGCGGCGGGGGTCCTGTGCGAGCTGGCCCTGGACAAACAGTCAGCTGAGCTCATCGACGCTGAGGGAGCGTCGGCGCCGCTGATGGACCTGCTGCACTCCAACAACGAGGGCATTGGTAGGACACCCAGATTATGCACTGCAATAAACTTACTGTAATGTAGCGTTTAGTCTTAGGTGGAAAGGAACAAAGTCAATTCACTCAAGTGCTGTACTTACTGTAAGTGCAGTTTCCAGATACTTCACTCCACATGATCACGTTTGctcttttactccactgcatttcagaATGACATACTGATGGTAGACTGTATCAAAATCATGTAGTCCAATCATAAAATATAGTGCAGTGTTGgagtttaaaggtccagtctCCAAATTATTCTTCctctcaaaaataaatagaccctgatttaaaccggtaaaaacactaCATTAAGCAGCAGAGATCACATAGACGTAGGATCCATGTTTTGCTATCATGATCAAGTttggaaattattaaaatgaagtAGCGCTGACTAAAACCAACTAATACTCGTGTGACAAAATTGTCCAGTTATCATGCATTTGgtacttttttgcaatattgatTGAACATCATACACCAAGCAAAATCATCATACAAAAGGTATTATTGTACATAGAGTAACGCTGTTCTCGGTTAactctcatctaactcttgagAAAACGTGTTtatcaaactattcctttacgTAAAGTCCTTTGGTGGTATTCCCTCATCACACTGCTTGTTGGTCACAACAagtgaaaatgttcaaaatgtgtttttatttaatgtgtatATCATGTTTAAATCATGTGAGCTACATAGGTGCTTTAAAAGATGTGTCTTATATAAAATTCACATGTGAAAGTACCATGGTTGAATTTGACAAACCTCACTAACCGAAGCATACAGAGATACTGCATATGTTAATGCAACACAAGATGCTGTTAGTATTTTATAATTGATGCTGTGAGTGCTCTGTATCTATAATGCATCAGGGAGTActataaaagaaaatagaaaataagtcACTCATGCAGTGATTGGCAAGTGCACTTAAAGTATTACTTTTCTCAAAAACTTTAACATATGGTGCAGTCTAGACTAAAATGTGGTCTTGGATCTGTTTCCCCTTTCAATACACCCACGTTGtcacacattattattatataaaggAGTGTAAGGTTTACATACATTACTGACAGCGTCCTGATTCTGATCCCCTCAGCTACTTACGCTGCAGCTGTTCTTTTCCGCATCTCCGAGGATAAGACCTCAGACTACAAGAAGCGAGTGTCTGTGGAGCTCACACACTCTCTGTTCAAAAATGACCCCGCCGCCTGGGAGATGGTGAGTGTCTGGCGCCCTCCACTGCCAGGACATTGTGACAATTCATCATTTatgtagacattttttaaagtaccCTCAACTCTCGAGTCTCGGCTCCTTTGATTTTTGCTGATTAAagttttcagtgacattttgtgAAGCTTTTAAGAAACTGGTTCTTTAACATTGGAAGTTCAGGATAATGTACATCCTATTATTATTGTGGAATAAAGCCCAATTGGGAAATGCAGCACCCTGACAGCAGCAGggtcttaaattttaaaaaggggtTTATCAAGTAATAACCCACTTGTGTTTATTATACTGCTTATTACGCATCAACTTGCTAAAGAAATCAACTGTATAATTGATGAAATCAGAATCAAGTTTTCTGCAAAGCTGTGAAATAATCTTTAATAACACTTTAAGGACTATTAATAAACTGTCTGTATATAGGTGTTGACTTTATCTGACCTTTGTCCTCTCGTGACCTCTGCAGGCCCACAACAGTGTCCCTATGGATGGACCTTTTCAAGATGGTGAGTAACTATGTCTGAAATGTGCACATGCAGCACATTCCCCATCACTGGGTCACTCCACCGCAGGGAGCGACCGCTCTGTTAAAATGCTGTAATCTGCTAACAGGTTTCCTCCCTGCTGCAGCCTACAGATTCCATTTACAATCATTATTTGGTAgcaaaataaatagtttttcttgtttaaaaaaagtacactgTGGTTATTCCAAACCCAAGCAGCAAAAGCCTAGCCTGCATTGGTTTTTAGTCATCTTAATTCCTTTCATACCCTCTtcaaataaatcacaaatttgacattttccacaTGTATTTCTTGTGGTCAAGTCACATTATActgttctttctttcattcactTCTGGTCACttccttttctttgttctcTACATCACTATATATTCCTCACTGCCAAGTCCAGAAAATTTTCATTCCTGCTGTTTCATtatctgtgtttgtatctgtcTCTTAATCCCCGTCCTTCACTTTTTTCCTTGTATGGCCTTGGTATTTCTGTCTTCTCTCAGAGCAGAGAGactctgctttttctctttgtatgATTACTGTGTTCCAAAAATGTGCctgaaatgttaaattattttttttactagctTGTACAattctctgtgctgctgttgccACTATCAACAGCAGTAACTAAAGTAATGGACAAGGGAAAATGATAAGTAATCTGTTGATGCAGTGTgtaacaggtaaaaaaaataaataaaatgttgtcttCTCTTGCAGAGATGGATGCTTATCCGAGCTATCCAGTACAGTATGCAGCTGACGTTCCCATGGACTTCCAAGATGAATTCCAAGGCAGCATGCCTTACGATAGACAATTAAATGACTTTTAACGGTCAGTACATACAAACCTCTGCCAAtcaggatttatttcaaaaattaaaatcccCTAAAAACTTGGTCTTAAATCTCccattttttcaatatcatTCACTATTGATGACTAAATTAGATGTATTTTATAAACTAGAACATAAGAAggtattatttattcataataaaTACACTTAGGAACAATGAGGACATGATGCAAGATACAACAGTGCTGATTTTTTCGCTCTTAAAGATAACAAAAGTTCAAAAGTTCAGTCAAGAGGAGTTAGTTCTTAGGTCCTGTGTGTCGGCCAATAACAGATTTTATGTACACACCAAAGTGCAGGATGACTCatctacatttttattgtattctgGGAAATGACTAATTTCAGATACAATTAAGAATacctaaaacaacatttttggtcatttttgggcCAGATACTGGTGTATATATGAGGTCAGTGCaaaacatgtgattaaaaaaataagttaattaaacatctatttttgatttatggtaactttaaagttttatgtttttttttttcttcaatataaTAACTGGTGATCTTGTGAAATGAGCTCTGTGggtttccttttttctcatcatgttgttttcccttttcttaaagacccagagaaaaaaggaaggtGGAAAAGGAAGCAGAGGGGGTGACATGGGACGTCCAAGGACAAAGAAGAGAATATAGTTGTCAGTAGAGATTATTCCCTCTGCTCCCAGCCTAATGTAATATATGCAATTATCACTGAGTACGGGACTCATAATCTTAATAGGGCTCAACTTTGTTTTATAGCCTAATTTTGCTGATTATAACGATGATGATGCTTGTAGGTTTCTGATAGAAAACCTTTTAagagtgtgcgtgcgtgcatgtgagtgtgtccatgagtgtgtcagtgtgtgttttatgcttttGGGTGGGTATTCTATGCCaaagagattttattttgtgatgatAATCGTgtagcttcttcttcttttctttttttttgttaaagaaataataagagAATAATAGTTGAAAACACTGCCAGAGGTGGCTCAATGTGCACACTGCACCTGCTCACCACTCTGTTTCTTTCTTAACGCCTTTGTAACAGACACTGCTGTCTACGCTGTAGTTTTGACACTATATACTGTCAACTTTCTCCCTCTATGACCCAACATTTAAGAGTCAGTGAAGAGAGTTCACACAGGCTCCTTGTTTCTCATGGCACTAATTCAGTAGGAGTGAACAAATTAGGACAAACGGAGGTCTTTGACAGACCTGTTAGAGGGCAGGGTAGGGCTGCCCCCGCTCCTGTATGCCATCTGCTGTAGGTGAACAAgatggttgtttgtttttagaaattgtTTCTCATCTTTTATGAGTTACTTACTGGGAAAGCTTCACATTATCCAGCATTACCATAACATCAACAATTAAATCTTTCGTTAAGAACTGAATTTAAAGGAAATATCCTGTGTGACTTTATGAGAGCGACAGTAACAATAtggtttgcagatgtttttaacaGATTGAGCGATTTATTAGTTAACACGTGATGGTTTAGGCGGGGATGGCCCTACAGCTGGAGCAAACTACTGAcagggaaatttgtctttctacttaaaaagagtttttactgaaattttgtttaataaaaataaaagatatattAAACATATTATGGCCTCCATGTTTGCagttatttatctattttccaATTCATTACAAAAATTCTGAAGGGCATAACTACACCCgtaatgaaaatgcacattttttatgtgtttgttgtttgggaTCTATCCCATAATAATAACTTCTGGCTTGCTTGGCATCCAGTATTACTCATCATTTATCAGTTTGATTCTGTGTCTGATGTGTTAATCGTGTATAGTACACTGTCtatgcaatatatttttaaacccTTAGAGACTAGGCCATACTTATGAAATATATTGGGGTCGACATGTCCTCCCTATATTCatttatggtgaaaatgtccCCCTTAATAtattgataaatatataaataaacagaaatgaacCATGTTTCAACAGGCAACCACACACTGTTGTATGAATGTTCAATAGGCCTCATCACTTTTGACTGTAAGAGTTTAATGTAACGTGGCTGTCATAAAACTTGAATTTAGAATGTCAAAGGATAATATTTCATGGAGATGTcataaaaactaattaaaactgATAGTATAGTataccataaaaatgtcattagaaAGTCAAAGTCTAGTATATTGTTAAAAGTTGATTGTATTGTATATCATTAAGAATTAGACTTTTAAAATCATATATTGATAggcttatgaaaaaaaaaacaaaaaaaaaaaacctccaattAAATCCAGTCCAAGTCCAAGtttatttgtgaaatgaaatttgACTCTAAAtgctgctacatctttttggtgAGTAAGGAGGAGTTGAgtagtctcacagcctggggaaagaagctgctctgtagtccgGCTCTGTAGTCTGGTTTTTTAGGATACTTcagtatctttttccagatggcagcagggtgaacagactgtggctgctgtctCTCAGAGAAGAAACCTCACTTCACCGGGGTCACTGATGCTCtcatattttgaacaacataatatttcatgattttttttgtcatgttttgggcgaaatattatactatgacttttttatgcgattttggatgacatatgatgtttttgtcatattctggacgacataatatactatcaattttttgtgctattttggaggacatactttagtatgacattttaatatggaactttattgtcatattttggatgaaTTACTATACTAATGTTTCTCAAATAGTAATAGGTGAACCCCTGGCGGTATGTGGAGGTGCTCCAAGAActacatgacatttttaaacaaaatatttaaaaaactgccaaatGGCAAATGTCCAatttgacaagtcccaaaaacagctgaagacacttcaaaacagcataaaatagcatgctgagacacgccatagcatttaaaagtgcaaaaatggtcaaaaacaccagaatttggcatgtcaaaaaaatgaccaaagaagcaaggctatagtatggcaaaaatgtcaaaatttgacatgtcccaaaaacagctgaaaacacctcaaaacagcataaaatagcgtgctgagacacgccatagcatttaaaagtgcaaaagtgcaaaaatggtcaaaaacaccagaatttggcatgtcaaaaaaatgacaaaaaagcaaggctatagtaaggcaaaaatgtcaaaatttgacatgtcccaaaaaaacagttgaaaacacctcaaaacagcataaaatagcgtgctgagacacaccatagcatttaaaagtgcaaaaatggtcaaaaacaccataatttggcatgtcaaaaaaatgacaaaaaaagcaaggctatagtaaggcaaaaatgtcaaaatttgacatgtcccaaaaaaacagctgaaaacaactcaaaacagcataaaatagcatgctgagacacgccatagcatttaaaagtgcaaaaatggtcaaaaacaccagaatttggcatgtcaaaaaaatgacaaaagaagcaaggctatagtatggcaaaaatgtcaaaatgttgacatgtcccaaaaacagctgaaaagacctcaaaacagcataaaatagcgtgttgagacacaccatagcatttaaaagtgcaaaaatggtcaaaaacaccataatttggcatgtcaaaaaaatgacaaaagaagcaaggctatagtatggcaaaaatggtgaaaatgtcaaaattttgacatgtcccaaaacagttgaaaacacctcaaaacagcataaaatagcgtgctgagacgcgccatagcatttaaaagtgcaaaaatggtcaaaaacaccagaatttggcatgtcaaaaaaatgacaaaaaaagcaaggctatagtatggcaaaaatggtgaaaatgtcaaaatttgacatgtcccaaaacagttgaaaacacctcaaaacagcataaaatagcgtgctgagacacgccatagcatttaaaagtgcaaaaatggtcaaaaacaccagaatttggcatgtcaaaaaaaatgacaaaaaaagcaaggctatagtatggcaaaaatgtcaaaatttgacatgtcccaaaaaacagctgaaaacaactcaaaacagcataaaatagcgtgctgagacacgccatagcatttaaaagtgcaaaaatggtcaaaaacacaccagaatttggcatgtcaaaaaaatgacaaaaaagcaaggctatagtaaggcaaatatgtcaaaatttgacatgtcccaaaaacagctgaaaaacactcaaaacagcataaaatagcgtgttgagacacgccatagcatttaaaaagtgcaaaaatggtcaaaaaacaccagaatttggcatgtcaaaaaaatgacaaaaaaagcaaggctatagtatggcaaaaatgtcaaaattt
Proteins encoded in this window:
- the jupa gene encoding junction plakoglobin a produces the protein MAMQMGEVDGIVKVAQWSEAGYNLDSGIQSGAPTVREEDGEFISKHYTMTTTVTTEQPEVDSTLTRAMRVRQAMFPEAGNIILSSTQTDPSQMTSVQRLAEPSQMLKTAIIHLINYQDDAELATRAIPELTKLLNDEDQVVVSKAAQIVNQLTRKEASRRALMQSPQMVAAVVRAMQNTGDMETARATASILHNLSHQREGLLSIFKSGGIPALVRMLSSPMESVLFYAITTLHNLLLHQEGAKMAVRLADGLQKMVPLLKKTNPKFLAITTDCLQLLSYGNQESKLIILSNGGPEGLVHIMRNYNYEKLLWTTSRVLKVLSVCPSNKPAIVEAGGMQALGKHLTGSSQRLMQNCLWTLRNLSDAATKEEGMDSLLQMLVGLLSSEDLNMLTCSTGILSNLTCNNAYNKTLVTQSNGVEALIHAILRAGEKEDVTEPAICALRHLTSRHQQAEVAQNAVRKHYGIPPIVKLLNQPHYWPVIKAVVGLIRNLALCPENQAPLRDAGVISRLVTLLSRAHQDAQKQSSSNQQTYQDGVRMEEIVEGSTGALHILARDPVNRAEIANMQPIPLFVQLLYSPVDNVKRVAAGVLCELALDKQSAELIDAEGASAPLMDLLHSNNEGIATYAAAVLFRISEDKTSDYKKRVSVELTHSLFKNDPAAWEMAHNSVPMDGPFQDEMDAYPSYPVQYAADVPMDFQDEFQGSMPYDRQLNDF